Proteins encoded by one window of Candidatus Aramenus sp. CH1:
- a CDS encoding uracil-DNA glycosylase, whose translation MDLDQLAKTIRACKKCKLSLTRRNAVPGEGNPNSDVMIIGEAPGATEDETGRPFVGSAGKLLDELLRRIGLDRNKVYITNLVKCRPPNNRDPDAEEINACSPYLDLQIALIKPKVIVTLGNHSTSYILGKIGIKDVKISRVRGKFYDWRDLNTLVFPTYHPAAALYNPRLKRVLEEDFDVLGRRISSKRVTIDSFFDKNGLGNKEQEGNSNGSK comes from the coding sequence ATGGATCTAGACCAGCTGGCTAAAACTATACGGGCTTGCAAGAAATGCAAGCTCTCCCTCACTAGGAGAAACGCTGTCCCAGGAGAGGGGAACCCGAACTCTGACGTTATGATAATTGGTGAAGCTCCTGGAGCAACTGAAGACGAGACTGGGAGGCCCTTTGTGGGATCGGCGGGAAAACTTCTAGACGAGTTGCTTAGGAGAATAGGGTTAGACAGGAACAAGGTGTACATTACTAATCTTGTAAAGTGTAGGCCTCCAAACAACCGCGATCCAGACGCGGAAGAGATCAACGCTTGTTCCCCCTATCTAGACCTTCAAATAGCTCTCATAAAGCCAAAGGTAATAGTTACCTTGGGAAACCATTCTACCTCTTACATTTTAGGAAAGATCGGTATCAAGGACGTAAAGATCTCTAGAGTAAGGGGAAAGTTTTACGACTGGAGGGACCTCAACACCTTAGTCTTCCCTACATATCACCCAGCTGCCGCGCTTTACAATCCTAGGCTGAAAAGGGTACTTGAGGAGGACTTTGATGTGTTGGGAAGGCGGATAAGCTCAAAAAGAGTTACGATCGATAGTTTCTTTGATAAAAATGGACTTGGGAATAAGGAACAAGAGGGTAATAGTAACGGCAGCAAGTAG
- a CDS encoding sulfite exporter TauE/SafE family protein — translation MVVLELTPIQYVLSIISGVLVGFSLGLIGGGGSILAIPLLLYFVGLYYSVPSSETGYVDHVAIGTTALAVGLNAYINSYMHFKKGNVRVGPGIMFTIPGIVGAFVGTELDKITPGQSLLFFFSILMIVVAYMMLRQKREGKVVSPTEDQQLNKGLNFSSLMSSVSLKKVIPAGFLVGFASGYFGIGGGFLVVPGLLFSTGMCMVKAVGTSLIAVGTFGVTSAISYSFSGYVYPVISVLYLVGGIIGGYAGASVTSKMPRGLLRKVFALIIIAVALYMMYNSIGGLFQLINHL, via the coding sequence ATGGTAGTCTTAGAGCTAACTCCAATACAGTACGTGTTATCGATTATATCAGGAGTTCTGGTCGGATTCAGTTTAGGCCTTATTGGAGGAGGCGGTTCTATACTCGCCATACCTTTGCTCCTCTACTTTGTGGGTCTCTATTACTCCGTGCCTTCCAGTGAGACCGGCTACGTCGATCACGTTGCAATAGGAACCACGGCCCTTGCAGTGGGTCTAAACGCTTACATTAACAGTTACATGCACTTTAAGAAAGGAAACGTGAGAGTAGGACCAGGGATCATGTTCACCATACCAGGTATAGTGGGGGCTTTTGTGGGGACTGAACTAGACAAGATCACGCCAGGGCAGTCTTTGCTGTTCTTTTTCAGTATCCTCATGATAGTGGTCGCTTATATGATGCTTAGGCAAAAGAGAGAGGGAAAAGTCGTAAGCCCGACGGAGGATCAGCAGCTGAACAAGGGACTTAACTTCTCCTCTCTCATGTCCTCTGTATCTCTCAAGAAAGTTATACCTGCAGGCTTCTTAGTGGGGTTTGCTTCTGGCTACTTCGGTATAGGCGGTGGATTCCTAGTAGTTCCAGGGTTACTTTTCAGCACTGGAATGTGTATGGTAAAGGCTGTAGGAACCTCTCTTATAGCAGTGGGAACTTTTGGGGTCACGTCTGCAATTTCGTATAGCTTCTCCGGTTACGTTTACCCAGTAATTAGTGTGCTGTACCTTGTCGGAGGGATTATTGGCGGTTACGCTGGGGCATCTGTAACTTCCAAGATGCCAAGGGGATTACTAAGGAAGGTATTTGCGTTAATCATCATCGCAGTAGCCCTTTACATGATGTACAATAGCATCGGAGGGCTTTTCCAGTTAATAAACCACCTATGA
- a CDS encoding metal-dependent transcriptional regulator: protein MKISHRELQYLLVIKKYNDQGKPARLSNIANDVEVSPASAYEELNHLSEKGMITKKSRSEIWITKEGVDYILRAIKAHRVIESFLVKLGMDKDEACKYSQQFDLMVPEEIVERLYEFLGKPKNCPHGDVIPR from the coding sequence ATGAAAATATCCCATAGAGAGCTACAGTACCTCCTTGTAATCAAAAAGTACAACGATCAGGGTAAGCCAGCCCGTCTAAGTAACATAGCGAATGACGTAGAGGTCAGCCCAGCCAGTGCTTATGAGGAGCTCAACCACCTTAGCGAAAAGGGTATGATAACAAAGAAGAGCAGAAGTGAAATCTGGATTACCAAGGAAGGAGTAGATTACATACTTAGGGCGATCAAGGCTCACAGGGTCATAGAGTCGTTCTTAGTAAAGTTGGGAATGGACAAGGACGAGGCATGCAAGTACTCCCAGCAGTTTGACCTTATGGTACCGGAGGAAATAGTAGAGAGACTTTACGAGTTCTTGGGAAAGCCAAAGAACTGCCCTCACGGTGACGTGATACCGCGGTGA